From Solibacillus sp. FSL W7-1464:
TGGGAATTCCTAATCAGTTGCCAATCGCTACGGGAGCAAAAAAAGAAGTTGTAATGGGAAAAGTGGCATTTTCCAATGGAAATCCGTGGAAACGATTTGAACGATTGAGAGGTGAAAGCAGTGGAGAATCTATTATCAATTGAAAACTTAACCATTTCGTTAGATAAACATAATAATATTGAACCCCTCGTTAAAAATGTAAGTTTAAAACTGAAGGAAGGAAAAACTTACGGTATTGTGGGGGAATCTGGCAGTGGTAAAAGTTTAACTTCATTGGCAATATTGAATTTACTTGCAGATAAACTATCTGTCATTGACGGGGAAATCAATTTTTTATCAAAGGGAAATTTACTGGAATTAAAAAAACATCATATCCGTAAAATTAGAGGAAATGAAATATCGATGATTTTCCAAGAGCCTATGACTGCTCTTGATCCGATGTATACTATAAAGTATCAACTGTTTGAAGTATTAAAGTTCCATCAAAAGCTTAAAAAAGATGAAATGTATGAACAATCTTTGCAAATGTTGAAATCAGTTGGTATATCTAGACCTGAAAAGGTACTGAATAACTACCCGCATGAACTATCCGGGGGAATGCGTCAGCGAATCATGATTGCGATGGCATTGATATGTAAACCGAAACTATTGATTGCAGATGAGCCAACTACGGCATTGGATGTAACGATACAAGCGCAAATACTGGATTTGATGAAAGATTTGAAAAAACAGTTTAATACAACGATACTTCTCATTACACATGATTTAGGAGTTATTGCAGAGATTTGTGAAGATGTGGCGGTCATGTACGCTGGTGAAATTGTTGAACAGGGTATGGTCCAGGAAATATTCGATCAGCCAAAGCATCCATATACGAAGGGACTATTAAAAGCCGTTCACAGTATAGGTGATCAATCAGCAGAATTATATTCAATACCCGGCAATGTCCCAACACCAGATGAATTTCCTGAAGGTTGTCGCTTTGCATCAAGATGTCCTCATGTGATGGATAAATGCTGGAGTACCTCCCCCAAACCAATACAGATTACGGAAACACAGTTTGCGAAATGCTGGTTATTTGCAGAAGGAGTCGAAAATAATGAATGAGCAGCCAATCTTGCAATTAAAAAATATTAAGCAATACTTTCCTATTAAAGGAGGGCTTTTCAAGCAAACGGTTGGGCACATTAAGGCGGTAGACGACATTTCGCTTTCTATATACAAAAATGAAACGATTGCCTTAGTAGGTGAAAGTGGCTGTGGAAAGTCAACTACGGGTAAAATGATTTTGAGATTGCTGCAACCTACTGATGGAGCGATAATCTACAACGGAAAAAACATCGTGGAATTATCAAACTCGCAATTTAGGGAATTGCGTCGTGATATTCAGATTGTTTTTCAGGACCCTTATAGTTCCCTAAATCCCCGTATGACCGTTAAACAGTTACTTTTGGAGCCACTTTTGACACATAAACTATCGAATCGTAAAGCAGCGGAGCAGGAGATAAAAGAAATTATTCAAAATGTTGGACTGACAGAAAAAAGTTTATCAAAATATCCGCATGAATTTTCTGGAGGGCAAAGACAACGAATAAGCATTGCACGTGCGCTTGTTTTGAAGCCGAAATTTCTCGTGTTGGATGAACCTGTTTCAGCATTGGATGTATCCATTCAGGCACAAATACTAAATTTATTAAAGAAACTTCAGGAAAAGTATGATTTAACGTACTTATTTATATCGCATGATTTAAATATAGTTCGGCATGTAAGTGACCGAATAGCCGTGATGTATTTAGGCAATATCGTAGAAGTGGCCACAAAGGAGCAATTATTTTCAAATCCAAAACATCCATACAGCCAGGCGTTGATTTCTGCCATTCCTAAAAGCCATCCTAATGAAGAAGTTGAAAGAATTATACTGAAAGGCGAGATTCCGGATCCATCAAATCCTCCACAGGGCTGCCCATTTCATACACGCTGTCCATTCGCGATGGAAGACTGCAAAAAAGAAGGTATTGGAATGACGAAACTGTCAGAGGAACATGAAGTCGCGTGTATACTATATGAAAATAATTAAAAGAACATTATGTTGTCTCTAGTTGAAGTTGTATAGCTAGGGACAATTTTTTTTACTAACCTGATATTGGTTGAAATGCTTGATTTCAATAAAAAAATGTTATATGTTAAAGCTTTTCCTTGAGAAGCACCATTCAGTCATGTAGCATAAATATTGAGAACAAAAGAAAAAGGTGAAATACACATGGAACTATTACTACAAGCGATTCAAGAAGGCAATTTAGAGGAGATTAACCGACTTCTTGAATCTTTTTTAATGGATGCTGAACCCGCAGCACAATATGAAGTAGCTGAAGCACTTATGCATTACGGATTTTTAAACGAAGCAGACCGCGTTTTTGAGCATCTGCAATTTTTATTTCCTGAGGAAGCGCAAATTTCAATCGATCGCGCTAGTGTTCTGATTGAGCTTGGTGAAGAGGATAATGCCCTTGATTTATTAATGGGAATAGCCGATGACGCACCGGAATATCCTCAAGCGCTGTTAGTATTGGCGGACTATTATCAGATGCAGGGGTTATTTGAAGTGGCGGAACAACGGATTAATGATGCGTTGCAAATTTTACCGCATGAACCCTTACTGCAATTTGCCAAAGCAGAATTATTATTTGAAACAGGACGTTTTACAGAGGCTGTTCGAATATATGAGGAGCTTTATGCAATTGATAAAAAGTTTGCTGGTATAATATTAGCCCAACGTCTTGCGGAAGTTTACCGTGCAGGTGCAGGCTATGAGACGGCCCTGGATTATTATATGGAAGCACTTGAAGAAGAAGTTACAGCTGACTTGCTGTTTGGTTCGGCATATGCAGCTTTCCAGACGACAAAATATGAACTAGCTATAAAACAGCTGGAAGATTTAAAAGAGTTGGACCCTGATTATTTCTCTGCTTATCTACTGCTGGCAGAAAGCTATGCAATGCTTGAGGATAATGAGCGTGCTTTAAAAGTTATTAAAGAGGGTCTAAAACGAGACGAATACGATAAATCCCTCTATTTATTTGCAGGAAAAATGGCGATAAAAAACGGCAAACAACAGGAAGCGGTAGAATTTTTAAGTGAGGCCATCGCTCTGGATCCGGAATATATGGAAGCAATTTTAGTATTAATGTCTGTTTATAGTACGGAACAACGCTATGAAGAAATTATTTCACTATATGAACAATTGCATCAAAATGAGTTCGAATGGGTCGCATTATATCCATTTGTGGCCAATGCTTATAATGAAGAAGAACTGTTCGAAAAAGCATACGAAATTTATAAAGAGGCATATAATGAATTTAACGATGATGTTGAGTTTTTAGAGAAATATTTCCTGTTTTTAGTTGAGGACGGCAAGCGTGATGAAGCAAAACAAATTGCAGAGCGACTTGTCCAATTACAGCCTTCTGAACAGCAATGGACTGATTTATTAGAACGCTTTGAGTAAAGGGAGGATTGCATGTTGACATATTCCGTACCACTGAATGACAAAAAGTTGTTTATCAGGTGGTTTTTGAAAAATTTTCAGTTAAAAAGACGTGAAGGTGTATGGATTTTAAATTACTTATTAAGTAATAATGACTTATTGCAAAACGTTCACTTCGTTGATGAAGCACATTATTGTCCGCGTTCCATTGTTATGTCGACAATTGAAACGACGAGTATACCATTCCGATTTTATAAAGAAAATATTATGACATCCGATGCTGAAAAAGCATTTCATGATTTACGAATTAATGCACAAGAAGCGATTTATTTTCAGCTGAACTTCCCTAGTGTACCGCCTGATCCTCTCTATTTGGCGGTACTTGAGGAAAACCCGTATGTCCCTGCCGATCTATTTATCAGTGAAAAAGATCGTCTGGCAGCAGAGCGTTTGCTGGAGAATAGTGTGGTGGAATTTCAGGAACAGCAGCTATTAAAAGAAATTGATGAAGCGCTGGATTCCGGTAATAAAGAACGTTTTTTCGAGCTATCTAATTTATTGCAAGCATTAAAGCATACGAAGTAATTTTGAACATTATAAAAAAATTACTTCTTTCCTATTTTCAGAAGTTTTAAATGTACTAGGAGGAAAGAATATGAACTTTATTGTAAAAGATGTAGAACAGTTTCAGGCACAAAAGCAATTTATAGATACGGCGATTGTCCCGCTCGTACAATTGGATTTTACGGATCATGGAATGAAGCAGAGCAGTTCTGCATCAGAATATTTAATGACGTTGACGAACTTCATAGAACAGCAATTTAAAGGTCGTCTACTATTATTACCCCCCTTTTCATATACAATGGGAACGAAGTCAGATAATATCCCGGCAACAATGGAAAAAGAATTGAAGGAAGCAGGTTTTAGAGCAGTGGTCTTTATTACCTGTGACCATTCATGGACCGAATATAAAGAATATTTAAACATTATTTGGCTTCCGTCTATCCCGTTAGAGTCCATGGAACAGAGTGTCAAGCAGAGAATATTGGAAGATCAGCTGAAACAAGTCCTCCCGACTTTTACGAAAATTTGGGTTTAACGAGCATTTTTGTGCTACATTTGTTTCATTAAATGTTCACAAACTACACTTTTGGAAATGAATGCTATATTGACCAACTTATTCAGTTGATATATCATAGATATGTCCTAGTTATTTACTATTTTTAAAAGTATATGTCCGTTGGACTGACCTTTTAGTAAGAGGGGGGAAAAGGATGAGTAGGAATCGAGTTACAAGACGTCAATTTTTAACTTATACAATTACTGGTGTAGGTGGATTTATGGCGGCAGGAATGTTAATGCCAATGGTACGTTTTGCTATTGACCCAATTCTTCAGTCAAAAGAAGATGGAGATTTTGTACAAACAAGCAAAAAAATTGCCGAAATTACAGAAGTTCCGGTAAAAGTGGACTTCTCGTATGAACAGACGGATGGTTGGTACAAATCAGAAGTAGCAGATGCTGCTTGGGTTTACAAAGAAGGTGACGAAATCATCGCAATCTCACCTGTATGTAAGCATTTAGGGTGTACTGTAAACTGGGAAGGTAATCCAGAACACGCAAATCAGTTCTTCTGTGCATGTCATGCGGGGCGCTATGAAAAAACAGGTGTTAACGTTAAAGGTACACCGCCTCTTGGACCACTGGATATGTATGAAGTGTCAGAAAATGATGGTTTCTTAATGCTTGGGAAAAAAATCGCTAACACACACAGTAACTAAATAAGTTAGGGGGTACGACACAGTGCTAAATAAAATTTATGATTGGGTCGATGAACGTTTAGATATTACTCCTATTTGGCGTGATATTGCCGACCATGAAGTGCCAGAGCACGTTAACCCTGCCCATCACTTTTCAGCATTCGTTTACTGTTTCGGGGGATTAACATTCTTTATTACAGTAATCCAAATTCTATCAGGTATGTTCTTAACGATGTATTACGTACCGGATGTAGAGAATGCTTGGAAATCAGTTTACTA
This genomic window contains:
- a CDS encoding tetratricopeptide repeat protein; this translates as MELLLQAIQEGNLEEINRLLESFLMDAEPAAQYEVAEALMHYGFLNEADRVFEHLQFLFPEEAQISIDRASVLIELGEEDNALDLLMGIADDAPEYPQALLVLADYYQMQGLFEVAEQRINDALQILPHEPLLQFAKAELLFETGRFTEAVRIYEELYAIDKKFAGIILAQRLAEVYRAGAGYETALDYYMEALEEEVTADLLFGSAYAAFQTTKYELAIKQLEDLKELDPDYFSAYLLLAESYAMLEDNERALKVIKEGLKRDEYDKSLYLFAGKMAIKNGKQQEAVEFLSEAIALDPEYMEAILVLMSVYSTEQRYEEIISLYEQLHQNEFEWVALYPFVANAYNEEELFEKAYEIYKEAYNEFNDDVEFLEKYFLFLVEDGKRDEAKQIAERLVQLQPSEQQWTDLLERFE
- a CDS encoding ABC transporter ATP-binding protein — translated: MNEQPILQLKNIKQYFPIKGGLFKQTVGHIKAVDDISLSIYKNETIALVGESGCGKSTTGKMILRLLQPTDGAIIYNGKNIVELSNSQFRELRRDIQIVFQDPYSSLNPRMTVKQLLLEPLLTHKLSNRKAAEQEIKEIIQNVGLTEKSLSKYPHEFSGGQRQRISIARALVLKPKFLVLDEPVSALDVSIQAQILNLLKKLQEKYDLTYLFISHDLNIVRHVSDRIAVMYLGNIVEVATKEQLFSNPKHPYSQALISAIPKSHPNEEVERIILKGEIPDPSNPPQGCPFHTRCPFAMEDCKKEGIGMTKLSEEHEVACILYENN
- a CDS encoding QcrA and Rieske domain-containing protein, which encodes MSRNRVTRRQFLTYTITGVGGFMAAGMLMPMVRFAIDPILQSKEDGDFVQTSKKIAEITEVPVKVDFSYEQTDGWYKSEVADAAWVYKEGDEIIAISPVCKHLGCTVNWEGNPEHANQFFCACHAGRYEKTGVNVKGTPPLGPLDMYEVSENDGFLMLGKKIANTHSN
- a CDS encoding YpiF family protein, with the protein product MNFIVKDVEQFQAQKQFIDTAIVPLVQLDFTDHGMKQSSSASEYLMTLTNFIEQQFKGRLLLLPPFSYTMGTKSDNIPATMEKELKEAGFRAVVFITCDHSWTEYKEYLNIIWLPSIPLESMEQSVKQRILEDQLKQVLPTFTKIWV
- a CDS encoding ABC transporter ATP-binding protein, whose translation is MENLLSIENLTISLDKHNNIEPLVKNVSLKLKEGKTYGIVGESGSGKSLTSLAILNLLADKLSVIDGEINFLSKGNLLELKKHHIRKIRGNEISMIFQEPMTALDPMYTIKYQLFEVLKFHQKLKKDEMYEQSLQMLKSVGISRPEKVLNNYPHELSGGMRQRIMIAMALICKPKLLIADEPTTALDVTIQAQILDLMKDLKKQFNTTILLITHDLGVIAEICEDVAVMYAGEIVEQGMVQEIFDQPKHPYTKGLLKAVHSIGDQSAELYSIPGNVPTPDEFPEGCRFASRCPHVMDKCWSTSPKPIQITETQFAKCWLFAEGVENNE
- a CDS encoding ReoY family proteolytic degradation factor, which gives rise to MTYSVPLNDKKLFIRWFLKNFQLKRREGVWILNYLLSNNDLLQNVHFVDEAHYCPRSIVMSTIETTSIPFRFYKENIMTSDAEKAFHDLRINAQEAIYFQLNFPSVPPDPLYLAVLEENPYVPADLFISEKDRLAAERLLENSVVEFQEQQLLKEIDEALDSGNKERFFELSNLLQALKHTK